GGGTCATGACGTCCTCGAAGGACAGGCTGGTGAGCAGCATGATCACCGCGTCCCGGAGCCGGGGGTCGAGCTTCTTGAGCTTCTCGACGATGATCTCGGTATCCACCTCCACCTGAATCTTGAGCTTCAGGTAGCGCTTGCCCTTGGGATCCACCAGATTGACGATAAAGGGCTCCATGCTGTACATGGCGCCCGGCGCCTGCTCCTTGCCCGCGGTGCGGACCGGCTGGTGGCCGGTCTCGGCCTCGTCTTCCGGCGTCGCCTGATGGGCAAAGAACTTGGTGTAGGCGAAGAACCCGCCGCCTCCCAGAGCGAGGACCCCCACCCCGAG
This window of the Thermodesulfobacteriota bacterium genome carries:
- a CDS encoding flagellar basal body-associated FliL family protein → MADDAQAPSTAAKGKKKMMLIIILGVGVLALGGGGFFAYTKFFAHQATPEDEAETGHQPVRTAGKEQAPGAMYSMEPFIVNLVDPKGKRYLKLKIQVEVDTEIIVEKLKKLDPRLRDAVIMLLTSLSFEDVMTPEGKIRIRDELLDRFNQAIKPDRVRNIYFTDFVVQ